The sequence below is a genomic window from Anaerocolumna chitinilytica.
CTATACACTATTAGCACTGCTAAAGCCATATCCCAATTCCACAAATTAATTTTTGCCATTTTGTATACTTTGTATATTCATCGCAAAAATAAGTACTTTTACCGATTTTTAGTTGTTTTCGCATTAAAATTACTGTCTATATTCTCTAAAGCCCTCACCCATGACCTCTCTTGCGTCGCTCACAATAATGAAAGCTTTGGGATCAACTTCTGCTACCAGTTCTTTCAGTTCCACAATTTCTTTTTTTGAAACCACGCAAAAAAGCATTTTTTTGTCCTTGTTGGAATACATACCGGTGGCAGATATACCGGTTACCCCTCTGTCCAATTGCTCCATTATCTTCTGTGCAATACGATCATATTCATCCGATATAATATAAGCCATCTTCGCAAACTTAAGTCCTTCCAGGATACTATCGGATATTTTAGCGGATATATATACCGCAATGATAGCATAAAGGGCCTTGGTAATACCAAAACTGATAATACCGATGATAACTACCAAACCATCGATTACCGTAAGAATCCTTGGAACTGTATAATAAGGCTTAAACTTATGAATGATCATAGCCAGTAAATCCGTGCCTCCGGTAGATGCATTCGCAGCAAACACAAGCCCGATTCCGGTACCACCGATTACTCCTCCGAAAACTGCTGCCAGCAGATAATCCTGTCCCACAAAATGAAAGGTAGTCGGAACCAACGCAAGTGCTATTGTAAAGCTCACTTCCGCAAACAGTGCATGTTTTACAAAGGTTTTGCCCCGAACGATAACAGCGGTTATAAACAAGGGAATGTTTAATAATAAGTTGGTAATCCAGAGAGGAATACCTCCTTCAATAAAGACTCCTGTTACTTTCTTAATAACAATTGCCAGACCGGAGAGACCTCCTGTTACCATCTCCAATGGTTCATATACCACATTAACGGACACTGCCATAAGGATAGTTCCTACAATAATGAGGATATAGTGTGCAAATTTATGTTTATAAAGATGTGCTTCCATGATACATCCACCTTTTCTATGGGTATTCTGTTTCTATTATAATACTATTTCTTTTATTTTGGCTCTTTGCTACTTCTTTATACAAGCTTTTCCAAAACCTTCTGAAAGGTTTATATGGATAAATCATCCAAGAGGCCAAAATATAGTATAACAGAATCAATAAGCAAAAACAAGGCGATTGTATCTTAAGCAGCATCCTAATGGTTATTGTAGTACTAGCATACAATTCCCCGGGGATGAAAATGACATTTAATCTACAGCTAGGTAGACTGACAAAAGAATTGACAGTTAATCATTTCTAATCGGGATAACCATATTCCAGGTATGCGAGAACTGATAAGGGGAATCACCGTTTCCGGTAGCCAGAAACAAATGGGTGGGTTTTCCGTTCTCAAACAGCAAGCTGGGGCGTTCCAGATTACATTGTGTGGTTACACTCCCATCCTCCCACAAAACCTCTCTGCTGTATACCAATGGGTCTTCTGCTATATTCCAATGGATACAGTCTTTGCTGGAGGCATAAATACCGGACCCCCATTTTCCGCTGATTCCACCGCAGTCATTTTTATAATCATCTTTTATTAATAAGTGGAACATCTCGTCCTCGTACCACATAAAAGGGTCTTCCAAATGAATGTCAGGGTTATCAAAATGAAAAATCGGTTTATCCGATAACCGCTTGTATTCTCCCCAGGGCTTATCCGCTATTGCTACACCGATTTGCAATGTTGAGGCGGCATAGGTTCTCGATTTGTACAGCATATAAGTGGTGCCGTCATCTAGAATCACAGCGGAAGGATTCGTGGTGGCGGTGCAATCCCAATGGTTATAATCTCTTGGTTCCAGAATAGGCTTATCAAATCTTTTCCAGGGTCCAAAAACCGAATCAGAGATTGCCAGACCAATACGTTTATTATTCCAAACTTCCGTAAATCTCTCACTTGAGATTTCTTTTTCCCCTCCCGGAATCGGTCCGCCATAAGTTGTCCCCATATAATATAGAAAATATTTGTTGTTCCATTTCCTGATGGAAGGATTATGTACATTCATTCCGTCAAAGAATTCTCTGCCTCTTCTGGATAAGACAACTTCTTCAAATTGATAAGGCCCTTGAGGTAAATCACTGGAGGCTCTGACAATTTCACAATTGAACAGCCAATTTGCGCCAAATCCCATTTCTTTCGGCCAGCGCGAGGCAAACATATGATACCGGTTATCTTCACCTTTTATTACAGAACCGCACCATATCCAGTAATTCTCCATATAAAAGCCGCCGTTTTTCGGAGCCGGCTGTAACCTGCCGGTAAAAGGATTCTGCATTAAGACCAACCTCCAATTTCATAATATATAGAAAATAAAATCCGTTCACCTGGTTATAAAGAAGAAAAATCCTCAAGACCAAAGGGGCGTATCCAGTTATAAGACTTTGGCTCACCGTTAATATTATAATTCTCAGGTATAGTGGTATGCATCCAGTCCAGGGCTTCCAAGTCATCCTTTTGTTCACTGGCCCGGCCAAAAGCTGCCTTTAAGTCTTCTTTCATTTCTGCGGTTACCTCCTCGGGGTCCACCGATACAAATAAAGGTGTGCCGCTTAAGGACAATAAATCAAGAAACTTTTTATTATCTTTCCATTCAATATCCGAAGTTATTCCCACACAGTCCGCATCTATATGGAAGAAATTCTTGTGCTGCCCCATTCGAAAGCACAGAGTATTTACTCCCATCATGATACTGCGGTCATAGGAATGTCCGCTGGTATCATCTCCGCTTCTGTGCAGATGTATATAACCGCTTGCCAGATGTCCGATTACATTACAGCCTATAATCACTGCATTTCCGGCATTTTCATAAATTACCCGGTACAAATCCTTTATTGCTTCCGCAGAGGTCTTACTGCGGTCCTTCAGCCCCCATCCCTCCTGTTTTAACCAGGGTAGAGGCTGGCTATAGAAGTCGCCATAAAAATCATAGGTTGCAAAATCATACTTAATCAGTTCATAACCCCAGTCTGCAACTCTTCTTACATCCTCCCCAATCAATTGGAGGGCTTCTGCCTGAGAAATATCCAGAGCATTCCGGTTTCTTTCTGAGCGAAGTGATTCCTTTAAAAACATCTCATTTGTTTCCAGCGGCCTTATCCAGATACCGGGGCGCACACCCATGCCCCGCATCTTATCCGCTAACCCCTTCATATCCGGGAATCTGACATTGCCTCTTTCATAAGGTCTTCCTGCCGCCCCTTTCGTGAGGGCCAGTTCCTGCCAGCAATCATCAATTACCATATAAGGTCTGTTTATTAGCCCTTCTGTCAGTTCTGCCAATAAAGCGGTGTCCTTTAATACCCTCTCTTCAGAACTGTTTCCATAGGCATAATACCAGTTATTACTGCCATAAACAGGTTCCTCGGGAAAAACAGGCTGATCGCTAAGTGCCTGACAAAAATCTTTCATAAAAGAGAAGGATTTTTGGCTCACTGCACTCTTTCTTTCTATCAAGCAGGCAAGTACTAATTCTCTTCCTCCCAAAATAACTCCCTTAGCACCGCTGCGGGTATCCAGCCACAGTGTGATACCTTCCGGGTCACACATCCAAAAAGCAAGTGCAGAGGGTCTTACTTTAACACCATAGCCTAAGGTTTCTTTCTCACAGGCAGCCATAAAGTACCAAGGCATAATGCGCTGGGGATCCATCCCTTCCCATTTTAGGTTCCCATAGCCTCGTTCAATGGCATCTCCCAGAAAATAATAATTTTCATCCCAGCTGCCGTTAAACCTGCAAACCACAAAGCGAACGGGTGTATCCTCTGCAGTCAATGAAATCCTCAGTTCCTTGTTTGCCAACTCGGTTTTAACCTGTACATCACCATAAGAATAGCAATCCCCTTCCTGAGACAGCAATCTTTTTTCTGTTTCTGTGACCAGGCGAATGTAATCCGGTAACCTATTAATATGAATCCCCATTGCAACTCCTTTCCGATAATCCCTTGCTTGATTTTATTACTCTTTAAAAAAGCCTTCCTCCATGAGTTTATCCAGCAATTCTCCCAGCAAAGAGTTGGCCCAGGCAAACCAAGGTCTGGTATATTCCTCCGCCTTATTAGGATTAAAGGATTCATGCATAAAGTTCGTATCCCCATGTGTTTTTGCTAACATTTCAAGACACTGCATAATTTCCTCCCTATTTGTAGAGGTTAATGCCTGCATCGTAATCCCGATACACCATACATATCCATCAGGGGTATGAGGGCTTCCCACACCTTTTGCCATAGTACCTTCAAAATAATAAGGATTTTCTTTTGAAAGGACAAAAGCTCTGGTGCGTTTATACATCTCATCTTCTGCATCTGCATATCCCAGATAAGGAATTGCCAAAAGACTGGGGGAATTGGCATCATCCATCAGCACATGATTACCCATTCCGTCCGTTTCATATGCATAGATCTTCCCAACTTCAGGATAATCTACAATTGCATATTCTTCAATACCTTTTTGAATTTCTTCTGCCAGCCTGTTACACTCAGCTCCAGTATTCTCTGCACTGTAAAAGGCCTCCATAATTTCTGCCGCATATCTTAAGGCTTGGACAGCCATCATATTGGAAGGAACCAGGTACCCATAAATACAGCGGTCATCGGAAGGTCTGAAACCGGACCAGGTCATTCCGCAGGGAGCCACTACATTTCCTTTTCCCTCCCTGGGCAGCGTATCTGTTTCAACACAGTTGAACCGCTGAAAGTAATAAGGGGAATTGGCACAGTGGTCCTGCTCTGTGCGGAATACCTCTATAATCTTCTTTACCATTTTCAGAAAATTCTCCTGAAAGATATCCGTTGTTCCTGTTTCCTTCCAATATCTATAAGCTAAATAAAGCGGTGCACACAAAGAGTCCACTTCATATTTTCTTTCCCATACTCCGTCATTACACAGGGTCTCATCCTTATGCCCTCTGCCATTAAAGGCTTCATTAAAAGCATTTGCATAAGGGTCCAGCAGTACGAATTCAATCTGTTTTTCAAGAACCCCTCTTATTACCGTATCTAGTTCACTATCTTCTTTTGCATACTTTATGTAATGCCTTACCTGTGCCCCGGAATCCCTCAGCCACATAGCGGGAATATCACCGGTAATAACAAAATAGCTCCCATCCTCCAGTTGCTTTACTGTGGTTTCAATGGTATTCAAAAAACACTGACTGACCAGTGGTGCCATCTTCGGATAAGTCTTTTCATAATATTGTTCCAGTTCCTTTGCTCTGTCAATCAGTATCTTTGGAATTGATTTCAGCATATTTTTTAACTCCTCGCATCAAATATTTCAGTTTCTTCTAATTATATTGTCTTGGCTTCATCCAAATCTGTTATTGATATTCTTCAATCAATCCAATTTCCGTAAGACAGGATTCTTCCAGGTCTATCTTGTACGTCTTCACTTCAAAGCCCTTTAAAAATACATTCTGGTCTATTCTTCCATCCAAAAGGCGAATCTTGGCTTCTGTATCCTTTCCCGTGCTTTCATAAATCCTTAGAATATACCCCTTAAAATTATGGGCTCTTTTTATGGCAGAAATTATCACCTGAGGGTTATCTATCGTAATAAACTGCGCTGCCCTCTCACCCTCTTCCGGAGGACAGTAAGAAAAGCCATAGGGCTCCTCATTAAATGCAGCTGCTTCCCCGTCTATTCTTTGCTCTGTTTCCTCTACGGAACCACCCTGTATACGGAAACGGTAAAAGCGTTCTCCCTGCTCCATTCTCGGCGCCCATTGCTCTTCCTGAAGGGCCTTTCCCATTATAAAGTCAGAAGAAGTATAACCTGCACTGCGAAGCAGGGTTACACCCAGCTCACATCCTGTATAACTGGCTCCGTAGGTACCGTTATTTATAACTGCCAGAGCTTTATCTATGTTCTTATCTTTTGCCATAATCCATTTCTGGGATACTGTTTCTTTTCCTTTTTTCAATTCTTCCCGGCCAAACATAATCTGTCCGGAAAAGCTTTCATTCTCTTCGGGTGTTTTAAGAACTGCCTTTAGGTACTTCTCTTTTTCCTGAAAATTAACACCTATTTCAACATCAAAGCCGCTGCCTTTTTTCGGCAGCTGATATCTGATATATGCCTTGCTGTCATGCAAACCAAACACTGCTTCCACGGTCGTACGAACATCTCCGTCTTCAATGACTCTGACCGCCGGAATAACCTTTTCACTTAGTCCGCAATACTCAGCCGCTTCGTGAGATGTCAGAAGCTGAAAGTTCCTTCTGCTATGGGACTCTTTTTTCCCAAGTCCCCAGGGATTATGGGTGTCATCATAGCAAGCCAGCTGAAAGCTCTCTTTCGTCAGATAACAAATACCATTCTTTGAATACTCCTTTAAAAGACCGGTGGTGGTATCAATTACAACTTTCATTTCTCCGTTATCAAACACATACTCTTCGCTGGATACGATTTCGGAAAATACCGGACGTTTTGGCAGCGGTTTGAAATAAACATCCATACGGTTCATTTGCCCTGCCTTGAGAGTGGCCTGCACTGCTATTTTCTTTCTCCAGTCCAGGTTGAAATTACTGGATTCCTTTTCTGCCTGCGCCGGTATTTCTTCGCCATCAAAGACTACTTTCGGATACATAAAATCAGTGGTCCAGTTCTGCTTTGGCAGTCCCGTTTCACAAGTAAAGACACCGGTTATATCAAAGGGATGAGGGTTATAAAACAGAATAACAGAACTGCCCTCTTTTACCCGTTCTTCTCCGCTAGCCAATGCAAGAGCCGCAGAGTGCTTCACCCGGCTCATTAGTTCCAGTCCGTAATCCAACAGGCGCAAGGTGTCAGTTTCAACGAATGGGCTGCCGGAACCCGGCAATGCATCATGAAATTCGCTAAATATCAGTGCATGTTCCGCCTCCTTTAGTTCCTTATCCGGATAACTTCTGCCGAACTGGAGAGAAGCTGCTGCTGCCATTTTTTCGGCAGTATACAATTCATTCTCTAGTTCACGGTGTTTTTGTTTTACCCTGATCTGAGAAGTATAGCAGCCTTCTGCTACCGGATTCAAACCGTCTGCTACCCTTGGAAGCTCCATGGGCCTTGCCGTTCTTTCCTTAAAATAAGCTTCCGGTGTGGAATGAATCAAATTATAGCTGCTATTATCCTTTGCCAGTTCTTTCAGATCCTGCAGATCTTTTCTGGAGGGACCGCCTCCATGATCTCCTACTCCCCAAAGATATAATGTAACTTCTTCC
It includes:
- a CDS encoding YitT family protein, encoding MEAHLYKHKFAHYILIIVGTILMAVSVNVVYEPLEMVTGGLSGLAIVIKKVTGVFIEGGIPLWITNLLLNIPLFITAVIVRGKTFVKHALFAEVSFTIALALVPTTFHFVGQDYLLAAVFGGVIGGTGIGLVFAANASTGGTDLLAMIIHKFKPYYTVPRILTVIDGLVVIIGIISFGITKALYAIIAVYISAKISDSILEGLKFAKMAYIISDEYDRIAQKIMEQLDRGVTGISATGMYSNKDKKMLFCVVSKKEIVELKELVAEVDPKAFIIVSDAREVMGEGFREYRQ
- a CDS encoding glycoside hydrolase family protein; amino-acid sequence: MQNPFTGRLQPAPKNGGFYMENYWIWCGSVIKGEDNRYHMFASRWPKEMGFGANWLFNCEIVRASSDLPQGPYQFEEVVLSRRGREFFDGMNVHNPSIRKWNNKYFLYYMGTTYGGPIPGGEKEISSERFTEVWNNKRIGLAISDSVFGPWKRFDKPILEPRDYNHWDCTATTNPSAVILDDGTTYMLYKSRTYAASTLQIGVAIADKPWGEYKRLSDKPIFHFDNPDIHLEDPFMWYEDEMFHLLIKDDYKNDCGGISGKWGSGIYASSKDCIHWNIAEDPLVYSREVLWEDGSVTTQCNLERPSLLFENGKPTHLFLATGNGDSPYQFSHTWNMVIPIRND
- a CDS encoding alpha-amylase family protein gives rise to the protein MGIHINRLPDYIRLVTETEKRLLSQEGDCYSYGDVQVKTELANKELRISLTAEDTPVRFVVCRFNGSWDENYYFLGDAIERGYGNLKWEGMDPQRIMPWYFMAACEKETLGYGVKVRPSALAFWMCDPEGITLWLDTRSGAKGVILGGRELVLACLIERKSAVSQKSFSFMKDFCQALSDQPVFPEEPVYGSNNWYYAYGNSSEERVLKDTALLAELTEGLINRPYMVIDDCWQELALTKGAAGRPYERGNVRFPDMKGLADKMRGMGVRPGIWIRPLETNEMFLKESLRSERNRNALDISQAEALQLIGEDVRRVADWGYELIKYDFATYDFYGDFYSQPLPWLKQEGWGLKDRSKTSAEAIKDLYRVIYENAGNAVIIGCNVIGHLASGYIHLHRSGDDTSGHSYDRSIMMGVNTLCFRMGQHKNFFHIDADCVGITSDIEWKDNKKFLDLLSLSGTPLFVSVDPEEVTAEMKEDLKAAFGRASEQKDDLEALDWMHTTIPENYNINGEPKSYNWIRPFGLEDFSSL
- a CDS encoding glycoside hydrolase family 125 protein; translation: MLKSIPKILIDRAKELEQYYEKTYPKMAPLVSQCFLNTIETTVKQLEDGSYFVITGDIPAMWLRDSGAQVRHYIKYAKEDSELDTVIRGVLEKQIEFVLLDPYANAFNEAFNGRGHKDETLCNDGVWERKYEVDSLCAPLYLAYRYWKETGTTDIFQENFLKMVKKIIEVFRTEQDHCANSPYYFQRFNCVETDTLPREGKGNVVAPCGMTWSGFRPSDDRCIYGYLVPSNMMAVQALRYAAEIMEAFYSAENTGAECNRLAEEIQKGIEEYAIVDYPEVGKIYAYETDGMGNHVLMDDANSPSLLAIPYLGYADAEDEMYKRTRAFVLSKENPYYFEGTMAKGVGSPHTPDGYVWCIGITMQALTSTNREEIMQCLEMLAKTHGDTNFMHESFNPNKAEEYTRPWFAWANSLLGELLDKLMEEGFFKE
- a CDS encoding glycoside hydrolase family 38 N-terminal domain-containing protein codes for the protein MKNIHLIANAHLDPVWLWRWQEGCSEALSTFRTAEELTREFEGFVFNHNEAILYEWVKENSIGLFQKLQTAVQEGRWNIMGGWYLQPDCNMPSGESIVRNIERGRRFFQEYFNARPTTAINFDSFGHSRGLVQILTKAGYDSYIVCRPAKNGFPFEEQDFEWVGLEGSKIIVHRSDENYNSVWGQAAKELTEFLPDKEAEEVTLYLWGVGDHGGGPSRKDLQDLKELAKDNSSYNLIHSTPEAYFKERTARPMELPRVADGLNPVAEGCYTSQIRVKQKHRELENELYTAEKMAAAASLQFGRSYPDKELKEAEHALIFSEFHDALPGSGSPFVETDTLRLLDYGLELMSRVKHSAALALASGEERVKEGSSVILFYNPHPFDITGVFTCETGLPKQNWTTDFMYPKVVFDGEEIPAQAEKESSNFNLDWRKKIAVQATLKAGQMNRMDVYFKPLPKRPVFSEIVSSEEYVFDNGEMKVVIDTTTGLLKEYSKNGICYLTKESFQLACYDDTHNPWGLGKKESHSRRNFQLLTSHEAAEYCGLSEKVIPAVRVIEDGDVRTTVEAVFGLHDSKAYIRYQLPKKGSGFDVEIGVNFQEKEKYLKAVLKTPEENESFSGQIMFGREELKKGKETVSQKWIMAKDKNIDKALAVINNGTYGASYTGCELGVTLLRSAGYTSSDFIMGKALQEEQWAPRMEQGERFYRFRIQGGSVEETEQRIDGEAAAFNEEPYGFSYCPPEEGERAAQFITIDNPQVIISAIKRAHNFKGYILRIYESTGKDTEAKIRLLDGRIDQNVFLKGFEVKTYKIDLEESCLTEIGLIEEYQ